The Pyruvatibacter sp. HU-CL02332 genome includes a window with the following:
- a CDS encoding enoyl-CoA hydratase, translating to MSAVADMSSDEFEDISLETRGAVAVITLDRPDKLNAWTAAMQNSMRKALAACANDDAVRAIVVTGAGRGFCAGADMNLLQSIDPDAGEKRELAQGNEGETYDWDRSLGPDISDNMGGRFGYMPQIPKPIIAAINGPCAGLGMVFALWCDMRIGAEDMFYTTSFAKRGLIAEHGISWLLPELAGHSAAMDLLFSARRVDAQEAKTIGLLNKTVPTQELVNEAVAYAQEMADTVSPRSVAVMKAQVWKAKFQSLSEAITTGDSEMQKSFATDDFKEGVDHFVQKRAPKFTGH from the coding sequence ATGAGTGCAGTTGCAGACATGTCGTCAGATGAGTTTGAGGATATCAGCCTTGAGACCCGCGGTGCGGTTGCGGTCATTACCCTGGACCGCCCGGACAAGCTCAATGCATGGACTGCCGCGATGCAAAACTCCATGCGCAAGGCGCTCGCGGCATGCGCAAATGATGACGCTGTGCGTGCTATCGTCGTGACGGGCGCCGGCCGGGGGTTTTGTGCCGGCGCAGATATGAATCTCCTGCAGAGCATTGACCCTGACGCTGGAGAGAAGCGCGAGTTGGCGCAGGGCAATGAGGGTGAAACCTATGATTGGGATCGCTCTCTAGGCCCCGACATCTCTGACAATATGGGCGGGCGTTTTGGGTACATGCCTCAAATACCCAAACCCATAATCGCGGCAATCAACGGTCCATGTGCCGGACTTGGAATGGTATTTGCCCTTTGGTGTGACATGCGCATCGGTGCCGAGGACATGTTCTACACAACGTCGTTCGCAAAACGCGGCCTCATTGCAGAGCACGGCATTTCATGGCTCTTGCCTGAGTTGGCAGGACACTCGGCCGCCATGGATTTGTTGTTTTCAGCACGGCGCGTGGATGCGCAGGAGGCCAAAACCATTGGCTTGCTCAACAAGACGGTGCCGACCCAGGAACTCGTCAATGAAGCAGTCGCCTACGCTCAGGAAATGGCCGATACCGTCAGCCCGCGCTCCGTGGCCGTCATGAAGGCACAGGTGTGGAAGGCGAAGTTCCAGTCCTTGAGTGAGGCCATCACGACCGGCGACAGCGAAATGCAGAAGAGTTTTGCAACTGACGACTTCAAGGAAGGCGTGGACCATTTCGTGCAGAAACGGGCTCCAAAGTTTACGGGCCACTAG
- a CDS encoding DUF1499 domain-containing protein translates to MSDNTRSRLASLAVRLVIAGVVVSVLAMLIGRLGIVDGRLGFFGAAGGLLIVAVGVVLGLIGIIRGLMGKPGMGQAALAAVLGVAILAFPISNALTNGSAPQIHDITTDLENPPEFVSAVALRGDDSNPLDRANPANLADLQREAYPQLQTLVVADDIATVFEAALDVANAQGWDVADADEPENGEPGRIEATDTTLLFGFKDDIVIRIADDGPERTLVDMRSVSRIGISDLGKNAARIDAYMQALQGKLGS, encoded by the coding sequence ATGAGTGACAACACACGTTCGCGGCTTGCGAGCCTTGCTGTACGACTGGTCATAGCCGGTGTAGTGGTTTCAGTTCTTGCAATGCTGATTGGTCGCCTGGGGATAGTGGATGGCCGATTGGGGTTCTTTGGCGCTGCCGGCGGTCTTCTGATTGTAGCGGTTGGCGTGGTTCTGGGCCTGATCGGTATCATCCGCGGCCTGATGGGCAAGCCGGGAATGGGACAGGCGGCCTTGGCTGCCGTTCTTGGTGTCGCCATCCTCGCATTTCCAATCAGCAATGCCCTGACCAACGGTTCTGCACCGCAAATTCACGACATCACGACTGACCTTGAAAACCCGCCTGAGTTTGTTTCTGCCGTGGCTTTGCGTGGCGACGACAGCAATCCATTGGACCGCGCCAATCCGGCAAATCTCGCTGATCTCCAGCGCGAAGCGTACCCGCAACTTCAGACGCTCGTAGTGGCTGACGACATTGCCACCGTGTTTGAAGCTGCGCTCGATGTAGCAAATGCGCAAGGCTGGGACGTTGCTGATGCCGACGAGCCCGAGAATGGCGAACCCGGTCGCATAGAAGCGACCGACACCACGTTGCTGTTTGGCTTCAAGGACGACATCGTCATCCGCATTGCCGACGACGGTCCCGAGCGCACACTGGTTGATATGCGGTCAGTCAGCCGCATCGGCATTTCGGACCTTGGCAAAAATGCTGCCCGCATCGATGCGTACATGCAGGCATTGCAGGGCAAGCTTGGGTCGTAA
- a CDS encoding TetR/AcrR family transcriptional regulator, with amino-acid sequence MAEQKRRGRPRSAQAEAAILKAARELLDDAGPARLTIEAVAARAKVGKPTIYRYWANARELAMAALMARMPDAPGVVESQSALADLRTHVRGLIARFSTTRGKQTALMLATAERDSEMFKAFRNQVVMTGREEGRAILARAQMSGEVRADLPIETTLDLIYGPIFFRLLTVHAPLTQSFADEIVGLISSGIREPD; translated from the coding sequence ATGGCGGAGCAGAAAAGGCGAGGGCGACCAAGAAGCGCACAGGCCGAGGCAGCTATCCTGAAGGCCGCCCGCGAATTGCTGGATGATGCTGGTCCAGCGCGATTGACCATTGAGGCCGTTGCCGCTCGGGCAAAAGTGGGTAAGCCGACGATCTATCGCTATTGGGCAAATGCCCGCGAGTTGGCCATGGCCGCCCTTATGGCCCGTATGCCGGATGCACCTGGTGTCGTGGAAAGCCAGTCAGCGTTGGCAGACCTGCGCACCCACGTTCGTGGCCTCATCGCGCGGTTTTCAACAACACGTGGAAAACAAACGGCGCTGATGCTTGCCACAGCGGAGCGCGATAGCGAGATGTTCAAGGCCTTCCGCAATCAGGTGGTCATGACAGGTCGTGAAGAGGGGCGCGCGATCCTGGCGCGTGCACAAATGTCTGGCGAAGTCCGGGCAGACCTGCCTATTGAGACAACTCTGGATCTGATCTACGGACCGATATTCTTCCGTTTACTGACGGTTCACGCACCGCTTACACAGTCATTCGCAGATGAAATCGTCGGTCTTATTTCGAGTGGCATAAGAGAGCCGGACTAG
- a CDS encoding HAMP domain-containing sensor histidine kinase has protein sequence MLRFLRRRPSAAIERLKHEQGHQALRYLTTGVGVFYAVMMGMHLFFLPHPANLVMFAVSLAASCSFFCMRMCSTWIGAAAERTRSFEAIVMTILSVVTIVHAVVHPDASIATTLSLVVIAAGLVVHSTMTLVGIILLCMAGVSYALMGPNTGSDMIAHYSFHFFFSALLASLAYAIRMTQIRHRAANELRRIRAIQRLERQQELLKATSIRAEKAALQADGANRAKSQFLANMSHELRTPLNAILGFSELMEHRIFGDLGDKRYGEYAQHIHSSGGFLLKLVNDILDLSKIEANKFEVFPEPVRLSEALNETASMIAPQADQRQVEFRVSDVPEDATVMADPRALQQILLNLISNGVKFTEPGGSVSVQVANDMDRWCIAVSDTGIGIPEEDLPNVLAPFGQVANAMTRQQDGTGLGLPLAKSLTEIMSGDFKLESIVGEGTKVSIAFPLHIQQENHVDTSAA, from the coding sequence ATGTTGCGGTTTTTGCGCCGCCGGCCCTCAGCGGCCATTGAGCGCCTAAAGCATGAACAAGGCCATCAGGCCCTGCGCTACCTGACAACGGGCGTGGGCGTGTTCTATGCCGTGATGATGGGTATGCACCTGTTCTTCCTCCCGCATCCCGCAAACTTGGTGATGTTTGCGGTTTCACTCGCGGCTTCTTGCTCGTTCTTCTGTATGCGGATGTGTTCAACGTGGATTGGCGCCGCAGCAGAACGGACCCGCAGCTTCGAAGCGATCGTCATGACGATACTCTCGGTTGTGACCATCGTGCATGCGGTCGTGCACCCTGATGCGTCAATCGCCACGACGCTTTCATTGGTAGTGATTGCCGCCGGTCTTGTCGTTCATTCTACGATGACCCTTGTGGGCATCATCCTGCTCTGCATGGCTGGCGTCTCCTACGCATTGATGGGTCCCAACACCGGCAGTGACATGATTGCCCACTACAGCTTCCACTTCTTCTTTAGCGCATTGCTGGCATCACTCGCCTACGCGATCCGTATGACTCAGATTCGCCATCGAGCGGCAAACGAATTGCGACGTATCAGGGCCATTCAACGCCTGGAGCGCCAGCAAGAGCTGCTCAAGGCAACGAGCATTCGAGCAGAAAAGGCTGCGCTGCAGGCTGATGGCGCTAACCGGGCGAAAAGCCAGTTCCTGGCGAATATGAGCCATGAACTTCGAACACCACTCAACGCTATTCTTGGTTTCTCAGAACTCATGGAGCACCGCATTTTTGGTGATCTGGGAGACAAGCGATACGGAGAATACGCCCAGCACATTCACAGCAGCGGTGGTTTCTTGTTGAAGCTCGTCAATGATATTCTTGATCTCTCAAAGATCGAGGCGAACAAGTTCGAAGTCTTTCCAGAACCGGTACGTCTCAGTGAAGCTTTGAACGAGACTGCTTCCATGATTGCGCCTCAGGCTGATCAGCGGCAGGTCGAATTCAGAGTTTCCGATGTTCCGGAAGACGCCACCGTGATGGCTGACCCTCGTGCGCTCCAGCAGATACTGCTCAATCTTATCTCCAATGGGGTGAAGTTCACAGAGCCTGGAGGCAGCGTAAGCGTTCAGGTTGCAAACGATATGGACCGCTGGTGCATCGCTGTGAGTGATACCGGGATTGGTATTCCCGAAGAGGACCTGCCAAATGTGTTGGCGCCATTTGGCCAAGTGGCCAATGCAATGACCCGCCAGCAAGACGGTACCGGCCTGGGGCTTCCACTTGCGAAGTCCCTGACAGAAATAATGTCCGGTGATTTCAAGCTTGAGAGCATCGTGGGCGAAGGCACAAAAGTATCAATCGCTTTCCCGCTTCACATCCAGCAGGAAAACCACGTCGACACATCTGCCGCATAA
- a CDS encoding VOC family protein yields MPEIPLNFALSPYISVKGASDAIAFYTAAFGAEEQFRLEEPDGGRIGHSEIRIGGNTIMIADEYPDFGALSPDSLGGSPVKLHLYVEDVDKVFATALDAGATELRALKDEFYGDRTGTIMDPFGHTWMLASKREEVSPEEMQKRWQQMMGG; encoded by the coding sequence ATGCCAGAGATACCCCTGAACTTTGCCCTGTCGCCGTACATTTCCGTCAAAGGTGCCAGCGATGCCATTGCCTTTTACACCGCGGCTTTTGGCGCGGAAGAACAGTTTCGACTGGAAGAACCCGACGGTGGGCGGATCGGCCATTCGGAAATACGGATTGGTGGGAACACCATCATGATTGCCGACGAATACCCGGATTTTGGCGCCCTTAGCCCGGACTCACTGGGCGGCTCGCCTGTGAAACTGCACCTCTATGTGGAGGATGTGGACAAGGTGTTTGCAACCGCCCTTGATGCTGGCGCCACAGAGCTGCGCGCTCTGAAGGATGAGTTTTACGGCGACAGAACCGGAACAATCATGGATCCGTTTGGGCATACCTGGATGCTTGCCAGCAAGAGAGAGGAAGTGAGCCCCGAAGAAATGCAGAAACGTTGGCAGCAGATGATGGGCGGCTGA
- a CDS encoding 3-(methylthio)propionyl-CoA ligase, which produces MKGLMQDWPLLVHSIIDHAALYHGDREIVTRSVEGPIRRSTYKQVHSRSKKIANALTGLGMKQGDVIATMAWNTDRHLEAWYGIMGMGAVCHTLNPRLFPEQLVYIANHAEDRIIFVDLTFVPIIEGIEDQLPKLEHVIIMCDEDKMPETKLKNAHCYETLINANSDDFTWAQVDENDACGLCYTSGTTGNPKGVLYSHRSNVLHSMAVNNPDAIGMRSVDNVLPVVPMFHANAWGIAFAAPASGAKLVMPGANMDGESIFELLDTEKVSITAAVPTVWLMLLQYLQAEGKKLPALNRVVIGGSAAPRFMIEAFEKEFDVQVFHAWGMTELSPMGTLGSLKAGMEDLPLDKQIDIKVKQGRPIYSVEMKITDDDGKELPRDGVAFGHLMVRGPAISGSYLKGEGGNILDEDGWFDTGDVATIDAEGFMNITDRAKDVIKSGGEWISSIELENVAVGHPDVQEAAVIGVVHPKWDERPLLIIIPAEGKSPTKEDILGYMEGKIAKWWMPDDVAFVDEIPHTATGKIQKLALRKTFKDYVLPTSDLKKGAAE; this is translated from the coding sequence ATGAAGGGTTTGATGCAGGACTGGCCGCTTCTGGTCCACTCAATCATTGATCACGCAGCGCTGTATCACGGCGACCGGGAAATTGTGACGCGGTCTGTTGAAGGTCCGATCCGTCGCTCGACCTACAAGCAGGTGCATTCGCGGTCCAAGAAGATTGCAAATGCGCTGACCGGCCTTGGTATGAAGCAGGGCGACGTGATTGCCACCATGGCATGGAACACGGACCGCCACCTTGAAGCCTGGTACGGCATCATGGGCATGGGCGCCGTTTGCCATACACTTAACCCACGCCTGTTCCCGGAGCAGTTGGTTTACATTGCCAACCATGCCGAAGACCGGATCATTTTCGTCGATCTGACTTTCGTGCCGATCATCGAAGGCATCGAAGATCAACTTCCGAAGCTCGAGCACGTCATCATCATGTGTGATGAAGACAAGATGCCTGAGACCAAGCTCAAGAATGCGCATTGCTATGAAACTCTGATCAACGCCAACTCAGATGACTTCACCTGGGCACAGGTTGATGAAAACGACGCATGCGGACTTTGCTATACGTCCGGCACAACGGGGAACCCGAAGGGCGTTCTCTATTCACATCGCTCGAATGTGCTGCACTCCATGGCCGTGAACAATCCCGATGCCATCGGCATGCGTTCAGTCGACAATGTACTGCCTGTGGTGCCCATGTTCCACGCCAATGCCTGGGGCATTGCATTCGCTGCTCCAGCTTCCGGTGCCAAGCTGGTGATGCCTGGCGCTAACATGGATGGCGAGAGCATCTTTGAGTTGCTCGATACCGAAAAGGTCAGCATCACCGCTGCTGTACCAACCGTCTGGCTGATGCTGCTGCAGTACCTGCAGGCTGAGGGCAAGAAACTGCCTGCACTTAATCGCGTTGTCATCGGTGGCTCTGCCGCACCGCGCTTCATGATTGAAGCGTTTGAGAAAGAGTTCGATGTGCAGGTGTTCCATGCCTGGGGCATGACCGAGCTGTCGCCCATGGGCACACTTGGGTCGCTGAAGGCTGGCATGGAAGATCTGCCGCTTGATAAGCAGATCGACATCAAAGTGAAGCAGGGACGTCCGATCTATTCGGTGGAAATGAAAATCACCGATGACGACGGCAAGGAGCTTCCCCGTGATGGCGTGGCATTTGGCCACCTGATGGTGCGCGGTCCTGCTATCTCCGGTTCATACCTCAAGGGTGAGGGCGGCAACATTCTGGATGAGGACGGCTGGTTTGACACCGGTGACGTCGCAACCATCGATGCCGAAGGCTTCATGAACATCACGGATCGCGCCAAGGACGTTATCAAGTCCGGCGGCGAATGGATTTCGTCGATCGAACTTGAGAATGTTGCCGTAGGTCACCCCGACGTACAGGAAGCTGCTGTGATTGGTGTGGTTCATCCCAAGTGGGACGAACGTCCATTGCTGATCATCATTCCTGCCGAAGGAAAATCGCCGACCAAGGAAGACATTCTCGGCTACATGGAAGGCAAGATTGCCAAGTGGTGGATGCCGGATGACGTGGCCTTCGTGGATGAAATCCCGCACACCGCCACAGGCAAGATCCAGAAGCTGGCACTGCGCAAGACCTTCAAGGACTACGTGCTACCAACATCCGATCTCAAAAAGGGCGCAGCTGAGTAG
- a CDS encoding MBL fold metallo-hydrolase, with product MADLPLNRQFDPQYGKMIEVTPLVRRVVAPNESAFTFKGTGTYVIGRGNVAVIDPGPLDHGHVQAILDGLEGETITHILITHTHNDHSPAAAPLKEKTGAPTYGFGPHGMGAGAGVAEGARMDEGGDMAFTPDHVIKDGDVIEGDGWTAECVFTPGHTSNHMCFGLREEKALFTGDHVMGWSTAVIAPPDGDMAQYMASLRKLLERDDEVYYPTHGAPVTKPHSLVRGYITHRKAREAQILNRLQAGDRTITDMVPVMYAETDKRLHPAAARSVFAHMKQMAEEGRVHTNGVPAINGEYWLD from the coding sequence ATGGCTGATCTACCACTCAACAGACAGTTCGACCCTCAATATGGCAAGATGATCGAGGTAACGCCTCTGGTCCGTCGTGTTGTTGCGCCCAATGAAAGCGCGTTCACCTTCAAAGGCACCGGTACATATGTGATCGGTCGCGGCAATGTTGCCGTGATCGACCCAGGTCCACTTGACCATGGTCATGTGCAGGCCATTCTTGATGGGCTTGAGGGGGAAACGATTACCCACATTCTCATTACCCACACACACAATGACCATTCACCGGCTGCGGCTCCCCTGAAGGAAAAGACCGGCGCACCCACTTATGGTTTTGGCCCTCATGGAATGGGCGCCGGAGCGGGTGTTGCTGAAGGCGCACGCATGGATGAAGGCGGCGACATGGCCTTTACGCCTGACCATGTCATCAAGGACGGCGATGTAATTGAGGGTGACGGCTGGACCGCCGAATGCGTGTTCACGCCCGGTCATACCTCCAACCATATGTGCTTTGGCCTGCGCGAGGAAAAGGCACTGTTTACAGGCGACCACGTGATGGGCTGGTCAACGGCTGTGATCGCACCGCCTGACGGTGACATGGCGCAGTACATGGCCAGCCTGCGCAAACTGCTTGAACGGGACGACGAGGTCTATTACCCGACGCATGGAGCGCCGGTGACAAAGCCGCATTCACTTGTGCGCGGTTACATTACGCACCGCAAAGCGCGCGAGGCCCAAATTCTCAATCGGCTTCAAGCTGGTGACCGCACGATTACAGACATGGTGCCTGTCATGTATGCGGAAACGGACAAGCGCCTTCACCCTGCGGCAGCTCGGTCCGTTTTTGCCCACATGAAGCAGATGGCAGAAGAAGGCCGGGTCCACACAAACGGTGTCCCGGCCATCAATGGTGAGTACTGGTTGGACTAG
- a CDS encoding glutathione S-transferase translates to MKLYNSIGPNPKMVRMYLAERGLSVPLEEVDIMAGENRQGDYSTRNPRGQLPCLELDDGSYLAEITAICEYLDDVNGSSDLVGTTPQARAETRMWMRRADLYVCEPLANGFRFAEGLAMFESRLLCRPEMADGLKAMAANGQEWFNGQLDGKTWLTGDTFTIADCLLYAFLEFGASVGQPIPDSCPNVKAWYDRVAARPSATA, encoded by the coding sequence ATGAAACTCTACAACTCCATCGGCCCAAATCCGAAAATGGTGCGTATGTACCTTGCCGAGCGCGGCCTTAGCGTTCCTCTTGAGGAAGTGGATATTATGGCGGGTGAGAACCGTCAGGGCGACTACTCAACGCGCAATCCACGTGGTCAGTTGCCTTGCCTCGAACTTGATGATGGATCTTATCTCGCTGAGATCACAGCGATCTGTGAGTATCTCGACGACGTGAACGGGTCGTCAGACCTGGTTGGTACAACACCGCAGGCGCGTGCGGAGACACGCATGTGGATGCGTCGAGCCGACCTGTATGTCTGCGAACCGTTGGCCAACGGCTTCCGTTTTGCGGAAGGTCTCGCGATGTTTGAGTCTCGTCTTCTCTGTCGCCCGGAAATGGCAGATGGTTTGAAAGCCATGGCAGCCAACGGACAGGAATGGTTCAACGGCCAGCTCGACGGCAAAACCTGGTTGACTGGCGATACCTTCACCATCGCGGATTGCTTGCTGTACGCCTTCCTGGAGTTTGGTGCGTCAGTAGGACAGCCCATTCCCGACAGCTGCCCAAACGTCAAAGCCTGGTATGACCGGGTTGCGGCGCGCCCATCAGCAACCGCCTAA
- a CDS encoding enoyl-CoA hydratase/isomerase family protein has protein sequence MSQYETIIAETPVERVRLIKLNRPRQLNAYSTRMCEELCIEIDAYLKDDALRALVLTGEGRGFCAGGDVSSADEDRDDLMQQQLSHGREMRDGMHRVIQALHHLDKPVIAAINGPAVAGGLALALACDIRIADEDAKLGDTSGRFALLPDEGGAWLFPRAMGLDRALKMTMLAETYPAREAQTLGLVTEVVARGEALNQSLDLAQRIAAQSPLAVRLAKGMMTTSMDMTLEQSQREAALAVMVANPSKDVAEGVRAFFKKETPIFTGH, from the coding sequence ATGTCGCAGTATGAAACCATCATTGCAGAAACACCCGTGGAGCGTGTCCGGCTGATAAAGCTCAACAGGCCACGTCAACTCAACGCCTATTCAACGCGCATGTGCGAGGAACTCTGCATAGAAATTGATGCCTATCTGAAGGATGATGCTCTACGTGCGCTAGTCCTCACCGGCGAGGGCCGCGGGTTCTGCGCAGGAGGGGATGTCTCCAGCGCGGATGAAGACCGGGATGATCTGATGCAACAACAGCTGTCCCATGGTCGAGAGATGCGTGATGGAATGCACAGAGTCATTCAGGCTTTGCATCATCTGGACAAACCGGTGATCGCGGCAATCAACGGGCCGGCGGTGGCCGGCGGACTGGCACTGGCCTTGGCATGTGACATTCGCATCGCGGACGAAGACGCGAAACTTGGAGATACCTCGGGCCGATTTGCCTTGTTGCCGGATGAAGGGGGCGCATGGCTGTTCCCGCGTGCCATGGGTCTGGATCGTGCTTTGAAAATGACCATGCTCGCTGAGACCTACCCTGCCCGCGAGGCTCAGACGCTGGGCCTGGTGACGGAAGTGGTTGCCCGTGGTGAAGCGCTGAACCAATCACTCGATCTGGCGCAACGCATTGCCGCACAATCACCGCTCGCCGTGAGGTTGGCCAAAGGCATGATGACGACGTCCATGGATATGACGCTTGAGCAATCACAGCGTGAAGCGGCTCTTGCTGTCATGGTCGCCAACCCGTCGAAAGACGTTGCGGAAGGCGTCAGGGCGTTTTTCAAAAAGGAAACGCCCATTTTCACAGGGCACTAG
- a CDS encoding aspartate aminotransferase family protein — MRVEMPSNGTDWDTLSAQMNEMATGDVKWRDGKTAVYVFNAGEDVSKVQKEAYTRFMSENGLGPMAFPSLKRMEEEIIQMGLSLLQAPEDGAGNVTSGGTDSITMAIKTARDYARATGRLAAGNQPNIVLPWSGHPAFDKAALMMDIELRRIPVTDDFLADPQAMSDAVDADTIMMVGSAPCFPYGLIDPIAELGTVAEAHNVWLHVDACVGGFFAPFARMNGADLPAFDFAVPQVHSISADLHKYGYCAKGASTVMFRSEDLREHMIFDTNDWPGGRMITPTLAGTRPGGAIAAAWAVMNYLGVDGYRAKQGLVVETREKIEAGARDLGFEIIGKPQLGLVGYTHPERDMFAIWGKLFERGWFTSIVTKPHGIHLMLSPKHAEVADTYLADLAWATEQVRGANGPKDQKEIRYGG; from the coding sequence ATGCGCGTTGAAATGCCTTCAAACGGAACAGATTGGGACACGCTGTCCGCCCAGATGAACGAGATGGCCACCGGCGACGTGAAATGGCGCGACGGCAAGACGGCAGTCTATGTCTTCAATGCTGGTGAGGACGTCTCAAAGGTTCAAAAAGAGGCCTATACGCGCTTCATGTCCGAGAACGGACTTGGGCCGATGGCTTTTCCAAGCCTCAAGCGTATGGAAGAAGAAATCATCCAGATGGGCCTGAGCCTTCTCCAGGCTCCGGAAGATGGCGCAGGGAACGTGACCTCAGGGGGCACTGACTCCATCACCATGGCCATCAAGACAGCACGTGACTATGCGCGCGCCACAGGCCGGCTTGCTGCTGGCAATCAACCCAACATTGTATTGCCATGGTCTGGCCACCCAGCCTTCGACAAGGCTGCTTTGATGATGGACATCGAGTTGCGGCGTATTCCGGTTACGGATGATTTTCTGGCTGACCCTCAGGCCATGTCAGATGCGGTTGATGCCGACACCATCATGATGGTGGGATCTGCTCCCTGCTTTCCATATGGACTGATTGATCCGATTGCCGAGTTGGGCACAGTCGCTGAAGCCCACAATGTGTGGCTCCATGTGGATGCGTGCGTCGGTGGGTTCTTTGCGCCGTTTGCCCGCATGAATGGTGCTGACCTTCCTGCCTTTGATTTTGCGGTACCACAGGTTCATTCCATATCGGCTGACCTGCACAAATATGGCTACTGCGCCAAAGGTGCATCGACCGTCATGTTCCGGTCGGAGGACCTCAGAGAGCACATGATCTTCGACACCAATGACTGGCCCGGCGGGCGCATGATAACTCCAACGCTTGCAGGTACACGACCAGGTGGCGCCATTGCGGCCGCATGGGCTGTGATGAACTACCTTGGCGTTGATGGCTATCGCGCCAAACAGGGCCTTGTCGTGGAGACCCGCGAAAAGATTGAGGCCGGTGCCCGCGATCTTGGGTTTGAAATCATCGGGAAACCGCAACTGGGCCTTGTTGGGTACACACATCCAGAGCGGGATATGTTCGCCATCTGGGGCAAGCTGTTTGAGCGTGGCTGGTTCACATCCATCGTGACGAAACCACACGGCATCCACCTGATGCTTTCGCCCAAACATGCTGAAGTGGCCGACACCTATCTGGCAGATCTAGCATGGGCGACAGAGCAGGTACGCGGCGCAAATGGGCCAAAAGATCAAAAAGAGATCCGCTATGGCGGCTGA
- a CDS encoding ferritin-like domain-containing protein, with product MAETQKDQITKDEIYNTVEPDDFAAMIECDRYLERASAFDKIISATHDHFWDPMDKRYIDFSEPFDVENEFMVDPEMTVGYGTAVWDKLSPKDRVKLTNLDTHWSLSNILHGEQGAMALSASLCHILRDPGAQEYAANQAREEARHVTAFIEIVRSRFGKPMPAGPVLRDTLTELVNSKLAWKKIVGMQLLIEGLAMGAFATFYNRGRDPLIVRLAQLAMTDEAFHHKFGKIWADRTIPHLNEEEHNKIEDWAWQVFSNLLYNLASPDQKKHIYVQVGLDWEWVQGAFMEGMTDEKVRENMQQSSNIFRVLVKTLLMCGIITKRTAGNYAAYIDMKQLQMEGDEMVGDSIAAHGIEQLKKINSKNEALRALSGQAAD from the coding sequence ATGGCCGAGACCCAAAAAGACCAGATCACAAAAGACGAAATCTACAACACTGTGGAGCCGGATGACTTTGCAGCGATGATTGAATGCGACCGCTATCTTGAGCGGGCAAGTGCATTCGACAAAATTATCTCGGCGACGCATGACCATTTCTGGGACCCGATGGACAAACGGTACATCGACTTCTCCGAGCCGTTCGATGTTGAGAACGAATTCATGGTCGATCCTGAAATGACTGTTGGGTATGGGACGGCTGTCTGGGACAAGCTGTCGCCAAAGGATCGTGTGAAGCTGACCAACCTCGACACGCATTGGTCGCTTTCAAACATTCTGCACGGTGAGCAAGGTGCCATGGCACTGTCAGCATCGCTGTGTCATATCCTGCGGGACCCCGGCGCACAGGAATACGCGGCCAATCAGGCGCGCGAAGAAGCGCGGCACGTAACAGCTTTCATCGAGATTGTTCGCTCTCGGTTTGGCAAGCCGATGCCTGCTGGCCCTGTACTGCGCGACACGTTGACCGAGCTCGTAAACTCCAAGCTCGCCTGGAAGAAAATCGTCGGCATGCAGCTCCTCATAGAGGGCCTGGCAATGGGTGCCTTTGCGACATTCTACAATCGTGGCCGCGACCCCCTGATTGTGCGCCTCGCACAGCTGGCCATGACGGATGAAGCGTTCCACCACAAGTTCGGCAAGATCTGGGCGGACCGCACCATTCCTCATCTCAATGAGGAAGAGCACAACAAGATCGAAGACTGGGCATGGCAGGTGTTTTCAAACCTGCTCTACAATCTCGCATCGCCTGACCAGAAGAAGCACATCTATGTGCAGGTCGGACTCGACTGGGAGTGGGTTCAAGGCGCCTTCATGGAAGGCATGACGGATGAGAAGGTGCGTGAAAACATGCAGCAATCGTCCAACATCTTCCGTGTGCTTGTGAAGACTCTGCTCATGTGCGGGATCATCACCAAGCGTACCGCCGGTAACTATGCAGCTTACATCGATATGAAACAGCTGCAGATGGAAGGTGATGAGATGGTTGGTGACTCGATTGCAGCGCACGGCATCGAGCAGCTCAAGAAGATCAACTCAAAGAATGAGGCGCTTCGTGCCCTTTCAGGACAAGCGGCCGACTAG